The proteins below are encoded in one region of Limnochorda pilosa:
- a CDS encoding FAD binding domain-containing protein, translated as MIRDMMPAFELFQPSSVDEAIGVLRRYDKESWVLAGGLDSLEWLKNRVEWPKAPYPRAMVSLEGIEELRGIRSGPDGLEIGAMTTLSELAEHPEVVDRYGVLASAAGQVASPQIRNQGTLGGNIAQDSRCWYYRGGFDCYRAGGNTCYADTPTAMNHDHCLLGADRCITVNSSDVAPALIALDARVVIRGPGGEDVVPIERFYIGPGTDITRMNVLEPGMVITRVQVPGAWSGTRSYFEKARHRQSWDFGAVNVAAVARLSGGIIEGIRLAVNGVAPTPLRLTAVEEAVTGSPPDEETATIAGETAIWGARPVHYSDYKVTLLRNLVRRAIRGVAV; from the coding sequence GTGATCCGTGACATGATGCCTGCGTTCGAGCTCTTCCAACCGTCCAGCGTGGACGAGGCGATCGGGGTGCTGCGACGGTACGACAAGGAGTCGTGGGTGCTGGCCGGAGGCCTGGACAGCCTGGAGTGGCTCAAGAACCGGGTCGAGTGGCCCAAGGCCCCGTACCCCAGGGCGATGGTCTCGCTGGAGGGCATCGAGGAGCTGAGAGGGATCCGGAGCGGCCCCGACGGGCTGGAGATCGGTGCCATGACCACGCTCTCCGAGCTGGCTGAGCATCCGGAGGTGGTCGACCGCTACGGGGTGCTGGCGAGCGCGGCCGGCCAGGTGGCTTCGCCCCAGATCCGCAACCAGGGGACCCTGGGCGGCAACATCGCCCAGGACTCCCGCTGCTGGTACTATCGGGGGGGCTTCGACTGCTACCGGGCGGGGGGCAACACCTGCTACGCGGACACCCCGACCGCCATGAACCACGACCATTGCCTCCTCGGCGCCGACCGGTGCATCACCGTCAACTCGTCGGACGTCGCCCCGGCGCTCATCGCCCTGGACGCCCGGGTGGTGATCCGGGGTCCCGGCGGCGAAGACGTGGTGCCCATCGAGCGCTTCTACATCGGCCCCGGAACCGACATCACCCGCATGAACGTCCTGGAGCCGGGGATGGTGATCACCCGCGTCCAGGTCCCCGGTGCCTGGTCGGGGACGCGATCCTACTTCGAGAAGGCGCGCCACCGCCAGTCCTGGGACTTCGGCGCGGTGAACGTGGCTGCCGTGGCGCGGCTCTCGGGCGGTATCATCGAGGGCATCCGCCTGGCGGTGAACGGGGTGGCCCCCACGCCCCTGCGGCTCACCGCTGTGGAAGAGGCCGTCACGGGCAGCCCGCCGGACGAGGAGACGGCGACGATCGCCGGGGAGACGGCCATCTGGGGAGCGCGCCCCGTGCACTACTCCGACTACAAGGTCACTCTCCTCCGCAACCTGGTGCGGCGCGCGATCCGGGGGGTCGCGGTCTGA
- a CDS encoding NUDIX hydrolase, producing MASKPPNRTIRCRDVHGGEREFPAGDLRFRPAAYGIALDGQGRVLLGRSAFHGRWELPGGAVEPWETLEEGLAREFAEETGLHAAVEERIGFDDGFIAFFRYPFHSLRFFYRVAVDPLAPMAPQAGEITALQWRPVAELGEDEVAYGHLPFIRCVADGQVGSGL from the coding sequence GTGGCCAGCAAGCCACCCAACCGCACGATCCGCTGCCGCGACGTGCACGGCGGCGAGCGGGAGTTTCCGGCGGGCGACCTCCGCTTCCGCCCCGCCGCATACGGCATCGCCCTGGACGGGCAGGGCCGGGTGCTCTTGGGGCGCTCGGCCTTCCACGGTCGGTGGGAGCTGCCCGGCGGGGCCGTGGAGCCCTGGGAAACCCTGGAGGAGGGCCTCGCCAGGGAGTTCGCCGAGGAGACGGGCCTCCACGCCGCGGTGGAGGAGCGCATCGGCTTCGACGACGGTTTCATCGCCTTCTTCCGGTACCCCTTCCACTCGCTGCGGTTCTTCTACCGCGTCGCGGTGGACCCTTTGGCTCCGATGGCGCCCCAGGCCGGCGAGATCACCGCCCTCCAGTGGCGCCCCGTGGCCGAGCTCGGGGAGGACGAGGTGGCCTACGGCCACCTGCCCTTCATCCGGTGCGTCGCCGACGGGCAAGTGGGTTCCGGCCTCTGA
- a CDS encoding cytochrome b/b6 domain-containing protein, with protein MELFRWETSPWGQQGILGISWDLLWLFLAVALLFVAGHALYAWRRPARGKTQAAGSTRREKASPERVVRHPLPARLFHWTMAASMLALVATAFLPVTGVKFAWVVPHWIAGLVLLASVLFHVVHALVWQDVRSIWFDRRDLELARLSLRRLVGRPGEAPAKPGKYPVANKAFHLMVTVAGLVVIATGLLMTRRVETPLWPRDPYFLEGAAKAAVYVLHGLAAVAFVGLIVGHVYFAIRPENLWITRSMIRGWITRSEYLGHHDPARWPVPAGETAARRRSAGRQRSRSEEV; from the coding sequence ATGGAGCTCTTCCGGTGGGAAACATCGCCGTGGGGCCAGCAGGGCATCCTCGGCATCTCGTGGGACCTCCTCTGGCTCTTCCTCGCCGTGGCCCTTCTCTTTGTGGCCGGCCACGCGCTCTACGCGTGGAGGAGGCCCGCACGGGGGAAGACCCAAGCGGCGGGGTCGACGCGACGGGAGAAGGCATCGCCGGAGCGGGTGGTACGCCACCCGCTCCCGGCCCGCCTCTTCCACTGGACCATGGCGGCCTCCATGCTCGCGCTGGTCGCCACAGCGTTCCTGCCCGTAACGGGCGTGAAGTTCGCCTGGGTGGTGCCGCACTGGATCGCTGGCCTGGTGCTGCTCGCCAGCGTCCTCTTCCACGTCGTGCACGCGCTGGTCTGGCAAGATGTCCGCTCCATCTGGTTCGACCGGCGCGATCTGGAGCTCGCGCGGCTCTCCCTCCGGCGCCTGGTGGGGAGGCCCGGAGAGGCGCCCGCGAAGCCTGGCAAGTACCCGGTGGCCAACAAGGCCTTCCACCTGATGGTCACCGTCGCAGGCCTGGTGGTGATCGCCACGGGTCTGCTGATGACCCGCCGGGTGGAGACGCCCCTCTGGCCGCGGGACCCCTACTTCCTCGAAGGTGCGGCGAAGGCGGCGGTCTACGTCCTCCATGGTCTGGCGGCGGTGGCCTTCGTGGGGCTCATCGTGGGGCACGTCTACTTCGCCATCCGGCCCGAGAACCTTTGGATCACGCGCTCGATGATCCGGGGGTGGATCACCCGTTCAGAGTACCTGGGGCACCACGACCCCGCCCGATGGCCGGTCCCTGCCGGTGAAACGGCTGCCCGCAGGCGCTCGGCCGGCCGGCAGCGGTCCAGAAGCGAGGAGGTGTGA